The sequence GATCTGGAACCGGGCCTCCACTTTCGACCCCAACCGGGGTGAAGGCCGCGGCTGGATGTGCAGCATCGTGCGCAACGGCGCACTCAGCGCGGTGCGCGCCAATGCCCGCACCGTGTCGGTGGACGAAGAACTTCTCGACGATTTGCAGAACGCCGAACTCCAGGCCGCACCCGACATGCTCGACGCCTTTTCCATGCGCTCCACGCTGGGGCAGCTCGACCACTGCCTGGAACGGCTCGACGTGGCCAAGCGCAACTGCGTGCTGCTCGCTTATCTGGACGGATGCACCCACGCCGAGATTGCCGAACGCCTGAGCGCTCCGCTGGGCTCGGTGAAGGCGTGGATCCGCCGGGGCATGGCT is a genomic window of Hydrogenophaga sp. RAC07 containing:
- a CDS encoding sigma-70 family RNA polymerase sigma factor, translated to MPSHDPTPFDHNAALAACARGDQGALRRLYEREHRFLMGVALRIVRDRAAAEDVLHDAFMAIWNRASTFDPNRGEGRGWMCSIVRNGALSAVRANARTVSVDEELLDDLQNAELQAAPDMLDAFSMRSTLGQLDHCLERLDVAKRNCVLLAYLDGCTHAEIAERLSAPLGSVKAWIRRGMASLKECLA